A single Vanacampus margaritifer isolate UIUO_Vmar chromosome 7, RoL_Vmar_1.0, whole genome shotgun sequence DNA region contains:
- the LOC144054840 gene encoding dynamin-2-like isoform X8: MGNRGMEDLIPLINKLQDAFSSIGQSCNLELPQIAVVGGQSAGKSSVLENFVGRDFLPRGSGIVTRRPLILQLVNNKAEYAEFLHCKGRKFVDFDEVRQEIEAETDRLTGSNKGISPIPINLRVYSPNVLNLTLIDLPGMTKVAVGDQPVDIEHQIRDMLLQFITKESCLILAVTPANTDLANSDALKIAKEVDPQGLRTIGVITKLDLMDEGTDARDILENKLLPLRRGYIGVVNRSQKDIDGKKDIRAALAAERKFFLSHPAYRHFAERMGTSHLQKTLNQQLTNHIRDTLPGLRSKLQSQLLSLEKEVEEFKNFRPDDPTRKTKALLQMVQQFGVDFEKCIEGSGDQVDTSNLSGGAKINRIFHERFPFELVKMEFDEKELRKEISYAIKNIHGVRTGLFTPDLAFEAIVKKQVIKLKDPCLKCVDLVVTELVTLIRKCTEKLGSYPRLREETERIVTTYIRERDSKTKDQVLLLIDIELSYINTNHEDFIGFANAQQRTAANATKKRVMPNQVIRRGWLTINISIMKGGSKDYWFVLTAESLSWYKDEEEKEKKYMLPLDNLKLRDVEKGFMSSKHVFAIFNTEQRNVYKDLRQIELACDTQEDVDSWKASFLRAGVYPEKDQPENEDAMIPGDTVSMDPQLERQVETIRNLVDSYISIVNKSIRDLMPKTIMHLMINSAKDFIHSELLAYLYSAGDQSSLMEESAEQAQRRDEMLRMYHALKESLVIIGDISTTTISTPVPPPVDDTWMKDSSLPAGTRPAQASAPPPNRPPAVRGPAPGPAPPLNPSPAFGAPPVPTRPGPAPAQSGFDPNVPLIPSRPARVPPALPPGIPRRPPAAPNRPTIIRPSEPSLLD; encoded by the exons ATGGGAAACCGGGGGATGGAAGACCTCATTCCCCTCATCAACAAGCTTCAGGACGCTTTCAGCTCCATCGGCCAGAGCTGCAACTTGGAGCTGCCCCAAATAGCGGTCGTCGGCGGCCAGAGCGCGGGGAAGAGTTCGGTTCTGGAGAATTTTGTTGGCAG AGATTTCTTGCCCAGAGGGTCTGGTATCGTCACCCGCCGTCCTCTCATCCTGCAACTCGTCAACAACAAAGCAG AGTATGCAGAGTTCCTGCATTGTAAGGGCCGTAAATTTGTGGACTTTGATGAAGTCCGTCAGGAGATTGAAGCAGAAACTGACCGGCTCACCGGATCCAATAAGGGCATTTCACCAATCCCGATCAACCTTCGAGTCTACTCCCCTAATG TGTTGAACCTGACCCTGATCGACCTGCCGGGAATGACAAAAGTGGCTGTCGGAGACCAGCCTGTAGACATCGAACACCAGATCAGAGACATGCTGCTGCAGTTCATCACCAAGGAGAGCTGCCTCATTCTGGCCGTCACTCCGGCTAATACTGACCTGGCCAACTCGGATGCCCTCAAGATTGCCAAGGAGGTCGATCCTCAGG GTCTGCGTACTATTGGAGTGATTACCAAGCTGGACTTGATGGATGAGGGGACGGATGCTCGAGACATTCTGGAAAACAAACTGCTTCCTCTACGCAGAG GTTACATTGGGGTGGTAAACCGCAGTCAGAAGGACATTGATGGAAAGAAAGACATCCGTGCTGCTTTGGCTGCTGAGCGCAAGTTTTTCTTGTCCCATCCTGCATACAGACACTTCGCTGAGCGCATGGGAACGTCACACCTGCAGAAGACACTGAATCAG cAACTCACCAATCACATCCGTGACACTCTGCCAGGGTTACGCAGTAAGCTGCAAAGCCAGCTACTCTCCCTGGAGAAAGAGGTGGAAGAATTCAAAAACTTTCGTCCTGATGATCCCACACGCAAAACCAAGGCTTTGCTTCa GATGGTGCAGCAATTTGGCGTGGACTTTGAGAAGTGCATTGAAGGCTCAGGGGATCAGGTGGACACTTCCAATTTATCTGGAGGGGCAAAGATCAACCGCATTTTTCATGAGCGTTTTCCTTTTGAGCTGGTGAAG ATGGAGTTTGATGAGAAGGAGCTGAGGAAAGAAATCAGTTACGCTATCAAAAACATCCATGGAGTCAG GACAGGCCTGTTTACTCCCGACTTGGCGTTTGAAGCTATAGTGAAAAAGCAGGTCATTAAGCTGAAAGACCCCTGTCTGAAATGTGTTGACCTCGTCGTCACCGAGCTTGTCACCCTGATCAGGAAGTGCACTGAAAAG CTTGGATCATATCCTCGTCTTAGAGAAGAAACGGAGCGAATCGTCACCACCTATATTAGAGAGAGGGACAGCAAGACGAAAGACCAG GTGCTCCTGTTAATTGACATCGAACTATCTTACATCAACACTAATCATGAGGACTTCATTGGTTTTGCCAA TGCCCAGCAGAGGACGGCTGCAAATGCGACCAAAAAGAGAGTCATGCCTAACCAG GTTATCCGTCGGGGCTGGTTGACAATCAACATTAGCATCATGAAGGGAGGCTCCAAGGATTACTGGTTTGTTCTCACGGCTGAGTCCCTTTCTTGGTACAAAGATGAGGAG gagaaggagaagaagtaCATGTTGCCTCTTGACAACCTGAAGCTAAGAGATGTGGAAAAGGGATTCATGTCCAGCAAACATGTCTTTGCCATATTCAACACTGAGCAGAG AAACGTGTACAAAGACCTGCGGCAAATCGAGCTGGCGTGTGACACTCAAGAGGACGTGGACAGCTGGAAAGCCTCGTTCCTCAGAGCTGGTGTTTACCCTGAGAAAGATCAg CCCGAAAATGAAGATGCGATGATTCCGGGCGACACCGTGTCTATGGACCCGCAGTTGGAGCGGCAGGTGGAGACCATCCGCAACCTGGTGGACTCGTATATCAGCATTGTCAACAAGTCCATCAGAGACCTCATGCCCAAGACCATTATGCACCTCATGATTAACAGT GCAAAGGACTTCATCCACTCGGAGCTGCTGGCCTACCTATACTCAGCTGGGGACCAGAGCAGCCTGATGGAAGAGTCTGCCGAGCAGGCTCAGAGAAGAGATGAGATGCTGAGGATGTACCATGCTCTCAAGGAATCTCTGGTCATTATTGGTGACATCAGCACCACCACCATCTCAACCCCGGTGCCTCCACCGGTAGACGACACCTGGATGAAAGATTCTAG TCTTCCTGCAGGAACCCGCCCTGCCCAAGCATCAGCGCCTCCTCCAAACCGTCCCCCGGCAGTCAGGGGACCCGCGCCAGGTCCTGCCCCACCGTTGAACCCCTCACCGGCATTCGGAGCTCCACCTGTGCCCACCCGACCTGGCCCAGCGCCGGCCCAGTCCGGTTTTGATCCAAACGTTCCACTGATTCCCTCCAGACCGGCACGTGTGCCTCCCGCGCTGCCACCGGGCATACCGAG AAGACCCCCGGCTGCTCCCAACAGACCCACCATCATACGTCCTTCAGAACCCTCCCTGCTTGACTAG
- the LOC144054840 gene encoding dynamin-2-like isoform X1, whose product MGNRGMEDLIPLINKLQDAFSSIGQSCNLELPQIAVVGGQSAGKSSVLENFVGRDFLPRGSGIVTRRPLILQLVNNKAEYAEFLHCKGRKFVDFDEVRQEIEAETDRLTGSNKGISPIPINLRVYSPNVLNLTLIDLPGMTKVAVGDQPVDIEHQIRDMLLQFITKESCLILAVTPANTDLANSDALKIAKEVDPQGLRTIGVITKLDLMDEGTDARDILENKLLPLRRGYIGVVNRSQKDIDGKKDIRAALAAERKFFLSHPAYRHFAERMGTSHLQKTLNQQLTNHIRDTLPGLRSKLQSQLLSLEKEVEEFKNFRPDDPTRKTKALLQMVQQFGVDFEKCIEGSGDQVDTSNLSGGAKINRIFHERFPFELVKMEFDEKELRKEISYAIKNIHGVRTGLFTPDMAFEAIVKKQIIKLKEPCLKCIDMVIQELINTVRQCTNKLGSYPRLREETERIVTTYIRERDSKTKDQVLLLIDIELSYINTNHEDFIGFANAQQRTAANATKKRVMPNQGEILVIRRGWLTINISIMKGGSKDYWFVLTAESLSWYKDEEEKEKKYMLPLDNLKLRDVEKGFMSSKHVFAIFNTEQRNVYKDLRQIELACDTQEDVDSWKASFLRAGVYPEKDQPENEDAMIPGDTVSMDPQLERQVETIRNLVDSYISIVNKSIRDLMPKTIMHLMINSAKDFIHSELLAYLYSAGDQSSLMEESAEQAQRRDEMLRMYHALKESLVIIGDISTTTISTPVPPPVDDTWMKDSSLPAGTRPAQASAPPPNRPPAVRGPAPGPAPPLNPSPAFGAPPVPTRPGPAPAQSGFDPNVPLIPSRPARVPPALPPGIPSRRPPAAPNRPTIIRPSEPSLLD is encoded by the exons ATGGGAAACCGGGGGATGGAAGACCTCATTCCCCTCATCAACAAGCTTCAGGACGCTTTCAGCTCCATCGGCCAGAGCTGCAACTTGGAGCTGCCCCAAATAGCGGTCGTCGGCGGCCAGAGCGCGGGGAAGAGTTCGGTTCTGGAGAATTTTGTTGGCAG AGATTTCTTGCCCAGAGGGTCTGGTATCGTCACCCGCCGTCCTCTCATCCTGCAACTCGTCAACAACAAAGCAG AGTATGCAGAGTTCCTGCATTGTAAGGGCCGTAAATTTGTGGACTTTGATGAAGTCCGTCAGGAGATTGAAGCAGAAACTGACCGGCTCACCGGATCCAATAAGGGCATTTCACCAATCCCGATCAACCTTCGAGTCTACTCCCCTAATG TGTTGAACCTGACCCTGATCGACCTGCCGGGAATGACAAAAGTGGCTGTCGGAGACCAGCCTGTAGACATCGAACACCAGATCAGAGACATGCTGCTGCAGTTCATCACCAAGGAGAGCTGCCTCATTCTGGCCGTCACTCCGGCTAATACTGACCTGGCCAACTCGGATGCCCTCAAGATTGCCAAGGAGGTCGATCCTCAGG GTCTGCGTACTATTGGAGTGATTACCAAGCTGGACTTGATGGATGAGGGGACGGATGCTCGAGACATTCTGGAAAACAAACTGCTTCCTCTACGCAGAG GTTACATTGGGGTGGTAAACCGCAGTCAGAAGGACATTGATGGAAAGAAAGACATCCGTGCTGCTTTGGCTGCTGAGCGCAAGTTTTTCTTGTCCCATCCTGCATACAGACACTTCGCTGAGCGCATGGGAACGTCACACCTGCAGAAGACACTGAATCAG cAACTCACCAATCACATCCGTGACACTCTGCCAGGGTTACGCAGTAAGCTGCAAAGCCAGCTACTCTCCCTGGAGAAAGAGGTGGAAGAATTCAAAAACTTTCGTCCTGATGATCCCACACGCAAAACCAAGGCTTTGCTTCa GATGGTGCAGCAATTTGGCGTGGACTTTGAGAAGTGCATTGAAGGCTCAGGGGATCAGGTGGACACTTCCAATTTATCTGGAGGGGCAAAGATCAACCGCATTTTTCATGAGCGTTTTCCTTTTGAGCTGGTGAAG ATGGAGTTTGATGAGAAGGAGCTGAGGAAAGAAATCAGTTACGCTATCAAAAACATCCATGGAGTCAG GACAGGCCTGTTCACCCCAGACATGGCGTTTGAAGCCATAGTGAAAAAGCAGATCATTAAGCTGAAAGAACCGTGTCTGAAATGCATCGACATGGTCATCCAGGAGCTCATCAACACAGTCAGGCAGTGCACTAATAAG CTTGGATCATATCCTCGTCTTAGAGAAGAAACGGAGCGAATCGTCACCACCTATATTAGAGAGAGGGACAGCAAGACGAAAGACCAG GTGCTCCTGTTAATTGACATCGAACTATCTTACATCAACACTAATCATGAGGACTTCATTGGTTTTGCCAA TGCCCAGCAGAGGACGGCTGCAAATGCGACCAAAAAGAGAGTCATGCCTAACCAG GGAGAGATTCTT GTTATCCGTCGGGGCTGGTTGACAATCAACATTAGCATCATGAAGGGAGGCTCCAAGGATTACTGGTTTGTTCTCACGGCTGAGTCCCTTTCTTGGTACAAAGATGAGGAG gagaaggagaagaagtaCATGTTGCCTCTTGACAACCTGAAGCTAAGAGATGTGGAAAAGGGATTCATGTCCAGCAAACATGTCTTTGCCATATTCAACACTGAGCAGAG AAACGTGTACAAAGACCTGCGGCAAATCGAGCTGGCGTGTGACACTCAAGAGGACGTGGACAGCTGGAAAGCCTCGTTCCTCAGAGCTGGTGTTTACCCTGAGAAAGATCAg CCCGAAAATGAAGATGCGATGATTCCGGGCGACACCGTGTCTATGGACCCGCAGTTGGAGCGGCAGGTGGAGACCATCCGCAACCTGGTGGACTCGTATATCAGCATTGTCAACAAGTCCATCAGAGACCTCATGCCCAAGACCATTATGCACCTCATGATTAACAGT GCAAAGGACTTCATCCACTCGGAGCTGCTGGCCTACCTATACTCAGCTGGGGACCAGAGCAGCCTGATGGAAGAGTCTGCCGAGCAGGCTCAGAGAAGAGATGAGATGCTGAGGATGTACCATGCTCTCAAGGAATCTCTGGTCATTATTGGTGACATCAGCACCACCACCATCTCAACCCCGGTGCCTCCACCGGTAGACGACACCTGGATGAAAGATTCTAG TCTTCCTGCAGGAACCCGCCCTGCCCAAGCATCAGCGCCTCCTCCAAACCGTCCCCCGGCAGTCAGGGGACCCGCGCCAGGTCCTGCCCCACCGTTGAACCCCTCACCGGCATTCGGAGCTCCACCTGTGCCCACCCGACCTGGCCCAGCGCCGGCCCAGTCCGGTTTTGATCCAAACGTTCCACTGATTCCCTCCAGACCGGCACGTGTGCCTCCCGCGCTGCCACCGGGCATACCGAG CAGAAGACCCCCGGCTGCTCCCAACAGACCCACCATCATACGTCCTTCAGAACCCTCCCTGCTTGACTAG
- the LOC144054840 gene encoding dynamin-2-like isoform X4, with protein sequence MGNRGMEDLIPLINKLQDAFSSIGQSCNLELPQIAVVGGQSAGKSSVLENFVGRDFLPRGSGIVTRRPLILQLVNNKAEYAEFLHCKGRKFVDFDEVRQEIEAETDRLTGSNKGISPIPINLRVYSPNVLNLTLIDLPGMTKVAVGDQPVDIEHQIRDMLLQFITKESCLILAVTPANTDLANSDALKIAKEVDPQGLRTIGVITKLDLMDEGTDARDILENKLLPLRRGYIGVVNRSQKDIDGKKDIRAALAAERKFFLSHPAYRHFAERMGTSHLQKTLNQQLTNHIRDTLPGLRSKLQSQLLSLEKEVEEFKNFRPDDPTRKTKALLQMVQQFGVDFEKCIEGSGDQVDTSNLSGGAKINRIFHERFPFELVKMEFDEKELRKEISYAIKNIHGVRTGLFTPDLAFEAIVKKQVIKLKDPCLKCVDLVVTELVTLIRKCTEKLGSYPRLREETERIVTTYIRERDSKTKDQVLLLIDIELSYINTNHEDFIGFANAQQRTAANATKKRVMPNQGEILVIRRGWLTINISIMKGGSKDYWFVLTAESLSWYKDEEEKEKKYMLPLDNLKLRDVEKGFMSSKHVFAIFNTEQRNVYKDLRQIELACDTQEDVDSWKASFLRAGVYPEKDQPENEDAMIPGDTVSMDPQLERQVETIRNLVDSYISIVNKSIRDLMPKTIMHLMINSAKDFIHSELLAYLYSAGDQSSLMEESAEQAQRRDEMLRMYHALKESLVIIGDISTTTISTPVPPPVDDTWMKDSSLPAGTRPAQASAPPPNRPPAVRGPAPGPAPPLNPSPAFGAPPVPTRPGPAPAQSGFDPNVPLIPSRPARVPPALPPGIPRRPPAAPNRPTIIRPSEPSLLD encoded by the exons ATGGGAAACCGGGGGATGGAAGACCTCATTCCCCTCATCAACAAGCTTCAGGACGCTTTCAGCTCCATCGGCCAGAGCTGCAACTTGGAGCTGCCCCAAATAGCGGTCGTCGGCGGCCAGAGCGCGGGGAAGAGTTCGGTTCTGGAGAATTTTGTTGGCAG AGATTTCTTGCCCAGAGGGTCTGGTATCGTCACCCGCCGTCCTCTCATCCTGCAACTCGTCAACAACAAAGCAG AGTATGCAGAGTTCCTGCATTGTAAGGGCCGTAAATTTGTGGACTTTGATGAAGTCCGTCAGGAGATTGAAGCAGAAACTGACCGGCTCACCGGATCCAATAAGGGCATTTCACCAATCCCGATCAACCTTCGAGTCTACTCCCCTAATG TGTTGAACCTGACCCTGATCGACCTGCCGGGAATGACAAAAGTGGCTGTCGGAGACCAGCCTGTAGACATCGAACACCAGATCAGAGACATGCTGCTGCAGTTCATCACCAAGGAGAGCTGCCTCATTCTGGCCGTCACTCCGGCTAATACTGACCTGGCCAACTCGGATGCCCTCAAGATTGCCAAGGAGGTCGATCCTCAGG GTCTGCGTACTATTGGAGTGATTACCAAGCTGGACTTGATGGATGAGGGGACGGATGCTCGAGACATTCTGGAAAACAAACTGCTTCCTCTACGCAGAG GTTACATTGGGGTGGTAAACCGCAGTCAGAAGGACATTGATGGAAAGAAAGACATCCGTGCTGCTTTGGCTGCTGAGCGCAAGTTTTTCTTGTCCCATCCTGCATACAGACACTTCGCTGAGCGCATGGGAACGTCACACCTGCAGAAGACACTGAATCAG cAACTCACCAATCACATCCGTGACACTCTGCCAGGGTTACGCAGTAAGCTGCAAAGCCAGCTACTCTCCCTGGAGAAAGAGGTGGAAGAATTCAAAAACTTTCGTCCTGATGATCCCACACGCAAAACCAAGGCTTTGCTTCa GATGGTGCAGCAATTTGGCGTGGACTTTGAGAAGTGCATTGAAGGCTCAGGGGATCAGGTGGACACTTCCAATTTATCTGGAGGGGCAAAGATCAACCGCATTTTTCATGAGCGTTTTCCTTTTGAGCTGGTGAAG ATGGAGTTTGATGAGAAGGAGCTGAGGAAAGAAATCAGTTACGCTATCAAAAACATCCATGGAGTCAG GACAGGCCTGTTTACTCCCGACTTGGCGTTTGAAGCTATAGTGAAAAAGCAGGTCATTAAGCTGAAAGACCCCTGTCTGAAATGTGTTGACCTCGTCGTCACCGAGCTTGTCACCCTGATCAGGAAGTGCACTGAAAAG CTTGGATCATATCCTCGTCTTAGAGAAGAAACGGAGCGAATCGTCACCACCTATATTAGAGAGAGGGACAGCAAGACGAAAGACCAG GTGCTCCTGTTAATTGACATCGAACTATCTTACATCAACACTAATCATGAGGACTTCATTGGTTTTGCCAA TGCCCAGCAGAGGACGGCTGCAAATGCGACCAAAAAGAGAGTCATGCCTAACCAG GGAGAGATTCTT GTTATCCGTCGGGGCTGGTTGACAATCAACATTAGCATCATGAAGGGAGGCTCCAAGGATTACTGGTTTGTTCTCACGGCTGAGTCCCTTTCTTGGTACAAAGATGAGGAG gagaaggagaagaagtaCATGTTGCCTCTTGACAACCTGAAGCTAAGAGATGTGGAAAAGGGATTCATGTCCAGCAAACATGTCTTTGCCATATTCAACACTGAGCAGAG AAACGTGTACAAAGACCTGCGGCAAATCGAGCTGGCGTGTGACACTCAAGAGGACGTGGACAGCTGGAAAGCCTCGTTCCTCAGAGCTGGTGTTTACCCTGAGAAAGATCAg CCCGAAAATGAAGATGCGATGATTCCGGGCGACACCGTGTCTATGGACCCGCAGTTGGAGCGGCAGGTGGAGACCATCCGCAACCTGGTGGACTCGTATATCAGCATTGTCAACAAGTCCATCAGAGACCTCATGCCCAAGACCATTATGCACCTCATGATTAACAGT GCAAAGGACTTCATCCACTCGGAGCTGCTGGCCTACCTATACTCAGCTGGGGACCAGAGCAGCCTGATGGAAGAGTCTGCCGAGCAGGCTCAGAGAAGAGATGAGATGCTGAGGATGTACCATGCTCTCAAGGAATCTCTGGTCATTATTGGTGACATCAGCACCACCACCATCTCAACCCCGGTGCCTCCACCGGTAGACGACACCTGGATGAAAGATTCTAG TCTTCCTGCAGGAACCCGCCCTGCCCAAGCATCAGCGCCTCCTCCAAACCGTCCCCCGGCAGTCAGGGGACCCGCGCCAGGTCCTGCCCCACCGTTGAACCCCTCACCGGCATTCGGAGCTCCACCTGTGCCCACCCGACCTGGCCCAGCGCCGGCCCAGTCCGGTTTTGATCCAAACGTTCCACTGATTCCCTCCAGACCGGCACGTGTGCCTCCCGCGCTGCCACCGGGCATACCGAG AAGACCCCCGGCTGCTCCCAACAGACCCACCATCATACGTCCTTCAGAACCCTCCCTGCTTGACTAG
- the LOC144054840 gene encoding dynamin-2-like isoform X6: MGNRGMEDLIPLINKLQDAFSSIGQSCNLELPQIAVVGGQSAGKSSVLENFVGRDFLPRGSGIVTRRPLILQLVNNKAEYAEFLHCKGRKFVDFDEVRQEIEAETDRLTGSNKGISPIPINLRVYSPNVLNLTLIDLPGMTKVAVGDQPVDIEHQIRDMLLQFITKESCLILAVTPANTDLANSDALKIAKEVDPQGLRTIGVITKLDLMDEGTDARDILENKLLPLRRGYIGVVNRSQKDIDGKKDIRAALAAERKFFLSHPAYRHFAERMGTSHLQKTLNQQLTNHIRDTLPGLRSKLQSQLLSLEKEVEEFKNFRPDDPTRKTKALLQMVQQFGVDFEKCIEGSGDQVDTSNLSGGAKINRIFHERFPFELVKMEFDEKELRKEISYAIKNIHGVRTGLFTPDLAFEAIVKKQVIKLKDPCLKCVDLVVTELVTLIRKCTEKLGSYPRLREETERIVTTYIRERDSKTKDQVLLLIDIELSYINTNHEDFIGFANAQQRTAANATKKRVMPNQVIRRGWLTINISIMKGGSKDYWFVLTAESLSWYKDEEEKEKKYMLPLDNLKLRDVEKGFMSSKHVFAIFNTEQRNVYKDLRQIELACDTQEDVDSWKASFLRAGVYPEKDQPENEDAMIPGDTVSMDPQLERQVETIRNLVDSYISIVNKSIRDLMPKTIMHLMINSAKDFIHSELLAYLYSAGDQSSLMEESAEQAQRRDEMLRMYHALKESLVIIGDISTTTISTPVPPPVDDTWMKDSSLPAGTRPAQASAPPPNRPPAVRGPAPGPAPPLNPSPAFGAPPVPTRPGPAPAQSGFDPNVPLIPSRPARVPPALPPGIPSRRPPAAPNRPTIIRPSEPSLLD, encoded by the exons ATGGGAAACCGGGGGATGGAAGACCTCATTCCCCTCATCAACAAGCTTCAGGACGCTTTCAGCTCCATCGGCCAGAGCTGCAACTTGGAGCTGCCCCAAATAGCGGTCGTCGGCGGCCAGAGCGCGGGGAAGAGTTCGGTTCTGGAGAATTTTGTTGGCAG AGATTTCTTGCCCAGAGGGTCTGGTATCGTCACCCGCCGTCCTCTCATCCTGCAACTCGTCAACAACAAAGCAG AGTATGCAGAGTTCCTGCATTGTAAGGGCCGTAAATTTGTGGACTTTGATGAAGTCCGTCAGGAGATTGAAGCAGAAACTGACCGGCTCACCGGATCCAATAAGGGCATTTCACCAATCCCGATCAACCTTCGAGTCTACTCCCCTAATG TGTTGAACCTGACCCTGATCGACCTGCCGGGAATGACAAAAGTGGCTGTCGGAGACCAGCCTGTAGACATCGAACACCAGATCAGAGACATGCTGCTGCAGTTCATCACCAAGGAGAGCTGCCTCATTCTGGCCGTCACTCCGGCTAATACTGACCTGGCCAACTCGGATGCCCTCAAGATTGCCAAGGAGGTCGATCCTCAGG GTCTGCGTACTATTGGAGTGATTACCAAGCTGGACTTGATGGATGAGGGGACGGATGCTCGAGACATTCTGGAAAACAAACTGCTTCCTCTACGCAGAG GTTACATTGGGGTGGTAAACCGCAGTCAGAAGGACATTGATGGAAAGAAAGACATCCGTGCTGCTTTGGCTGCTGAGCGCAAGTTTTTCTTGTCCCATCCTGCATACAGACACTTCGCTGAGCGCATGGGAACGTCACACCTGCAGAAGACACTGAATCAG cAACTCACCAATCACATCCGTGACACTCTGCCAGGGTTACGCAGTAAGCTGCAAAGCCAGCTACTCTCCCTGGAGAAAGAGGTGGAAGAATTCAAAAACTTTCGTCCTGATGATCCCACACGCAAAACCAAGGCTTTGCTTCa GATGGTGCAGCAATTTGGCGTGGACTTTGAGAAGTGCATTGAAGGCTCAGGGGATCAGGTGGACACTTCCAATTTATCTGGAGGGGCAAAGATCAACCGCATTTTTCATGAGCGTTTTCCTTTTGAGCTGGTGAAG ATGGAGTTTGATGAGAAGGAGCTGAGGAAAGAAATCAGTTACGCTATCAAAAACATCCATGGAGTCAG GACAGGCCTGTTTACTCCCGACTTGGCGTTTGAAGCTATAGTGAAAAAGCAGGTCATTAAGCTGAAAGACCCCTGTCTGAAATGTGTTGACCTCGTCGTCACCGAGCTTGTCACCCTGATCAGGAAGTGCACTGAAAAG CTTGGATCATATCCTCGTCTTAGAGAAGAAACGGAGCGAATCGTCACCACCTATATTAGAGAGAGGGACAGCAAGACGAAAGACCAG GTGCTCCTGTTAATTGACATCGAACTATCTTACATCAACACTAATCATGAGGACTTCATTGGTTTTGCCAA TGCCCAGCAGAGGACGGCTGCAAATGCGACCAAAAAGAGAGTCATGCCTAACCAG GTTATCCGTCGGGGCTGGTTGACAATCAACATTAGCATCATGAAGGGAGGCTCCAAGGATTACTGGTTTGTTCTCACGGCTGAGTCCCTTTCTTGGTACAAAGATGAGGAG gagaaggagaagaagtaCATGTTGCCTCTTGACAACCTGAAGCTAAGAGATGTGGAAAAGGGATTCATGTCCAGCAAACATGTCTTTGCCATATTCAACACTGAGCAGAG AAACGTGTACAAAGACCTGCGGCAAATCGAGCTGGCGTGTGACACTCAAGAGGACGTGGACAGCTGGAAAGCCTCGTTCCTCAGAGCTGGTGTTTACCCTGAGAAAGATCAg CCCGAAAATGAAGATGCGATGATTCCGGGCGACACCGTGTCTATGGACCCGCAGTTGGAGCGGCAGGTGGAGACCATCCGCAACCTGGTGGACTCGTATATCAGCATTGTCAACAAGTCCATCAGAGACCTCATGCCCAAGACCATTATGCACCTCATGATTAACAGT GCAAAGGACTTCATCCACTCGGAGCTGCTGGCCTACCTATACTCAGCTGGGGACCAGAGCAGCCTGATGGAAGAGTCTGCCGAGCAGGCTCAGAGAAGAGATGAGATGCTGAGGATGTACCATGCTCTCAAGGAATCTCTGGTCATTATTGGTGACATCAGCACCACCACCATCTCAACCCCGGTGCCTCCACCGGTAGACGACACCTGGATGAAAGATTCTAG TCTTCCTGCAGGAACCCGCCCTGCCCAAGCATCAGCGCCTCCTCCAAACCGTCCCCCGGCAGTCAGGGGACCCGCGCCAGGTCCTGCCCCACCGTTGAACCCCTCACCGGCATTCGGAGCTCCACCTGTGCCCACCCGACCTGGCCCAGCGCCGGCCCAGTCCGGTTTTGATCCAAACGTTCCACTGATTCCCTCCAGACCGGCACGTGTGCCTCCCGCGCTGCCACCGGGCATACCGAG CAGAAGACCCCCGGCTGCTCCCAACAGACCCACCATCATACGTCCTTCAGAACCCTCCCTGCTTGACTAG